The following are encoded in a window of Miltoncostaea marina genomic DNA:
- a CDS encoding type I restriction endonuclease subunit R — protein sequence MAVLDHTEAGFETLIVDHLVSAGGWAEGDPKRYDRLLGLYPDDLVAFVKATQSKAWEKLVKHLGTEDSAGQALARRVGEQISKRGAIDLIRSGVVERGIRFKLCYFRPNLQADESGRILYDANRLTVVRQIHHDPARSQDSIDLVLFVNGIPTATAELKNKYSSTGWDVEEAIRQYREDRDPRNVLLGERALVHFALDGDLAYMTTRLVGEGTRFLPFNQGSGGPGQYGGKGNPLTGSAGHPTAYLWERVWQRDNWLELLDDFVFDEGDIPGRQVVFPRYHQWDVVRSCTAHAQAHGAGQAYLIQHSAGSGKTKEIAWLAHDLSALHGGDGRSVFDKVIVITDRRVLDAQLQRQIRAFAQTQSAVVEIDEDSQQLLDALTGQTAKVIITTLQKFPFVLQKLAGDDTTAQLKARRYAVIVDEAHSSQTGNAAVDLKAIIGARRVADLDLDAEEMDGVPIEMLAQMAARGKQPNISYFAFTATPKGRTLELFGTKIEGADRYAPFHIYSMRQAIEEGFVLDVLRNYTSYDQLYRLEAQAEKELPKGKARSRIAAFARFHPYAKSQKARVVLDHYERVVRPHLDGEAKAMVVCESRVEAVRWKQALDRIVEQEGREVRVLVAFSGEVEIEDPGEADFGETYRESQMNKIEGRPLPDSRLPAEFDKPAYGILVVAEKYQTGFDQPKLVAMYVDKSLTGINAVQTLSRLNRISPGKTDTYVLDFVNDPEDVLDAFEQYYGRTEALPSDPNLLSDAAQTVLDRKTPDGQAVIDAEEVAAFGAIYSPTASHHDLSARCQRSFAAAAELEPEGLHGFRGDLDRFVRFYKFLSQIVPFLAVEHEALFQFCRFLGLRLRARAEGGVSVADSIELTHYRLVEGRSDDLDLAGADIPDPLQAIRGDATGRGAGGDIPMGLLGELVELFNERFGADLSDSDAVRPVQDLIDKVAEIGEAQELRAQALGNSFEDFERGKQDVLLEATLQVKDINDLVLQKLLDDEAVREQMTSLVMRSLYERYRTEASPGS from the coding sequence ATGGCAGTGCTGGACCACACTGAAGCGGGCTTCGAGACGCTAATCGTCGACCACCTAGTGAGCGCCGGTGGTTGGGCGGAGGGTGATCCGAAGCGCTACGACCGCTTGCTGGGCCTCTACCCGGACGACTTGGTGGCCTTCGTCAAGGCGACGCAGAGCAAGGCCTGGGAGAAGCTGGTCAAGCACCTGGGCACCGAGGACTCCGCCGGACAAGCCCTCGCCAGAAGGGTCGGCGAGCAGATATCCAAGCGCGGCGCGATCGACCTGATCCGCAGTGGTGTCGTGGAACGGGGCATCCGGTTCAAGCTCTGCTATTTCCGGCCCAATCTCCAAGCCGATGAGAGCGGGCGCATCCTCTACGACGCGAACCGGCTAACCGTCGTCCGCCAGATCCACCATGACCCTGCCCGTTCCCAGGACTCGATCGATCTGGTCCTATTCGTCAACGGCATCCCAACCGCCACCGCGGAACTCAAGAACAAGTACTCGTCCACCGGATGGGATGTCGAGGAGGCCATCAGACAGTACCGCGAGGACCGTGATCCCCGGAACGTCCTGCTGGGCGAGCGCGCTCTAGTCCACTTTGCACTCGACGGCGATCTCGCCTACATGACGACACGGCTCGTTGGCGAGGGGACGCGGTTCCTCCCTTTCAACCAGGGCTCAGGCGGCCCCGGGCAGTACGGAGGCAAGGGCAACCCGCTCACCGGCTCGGCCGGCCATCCAACCGCCTACCTCTGGGAGCGGGTCTGGCAGCGCGACAACTGGCTAGAGCTTCTCGATGACTTCGTCTTCGACGAAGGCGATATCCCAGGTCGCCAGGTCGTCTTCCCTCGCTACCACCAGTGGGATGTCGTGCGCTCCTGCACCGCGCACGCGCAGGCTCACGGCGCCGGACAGGCCTACCTGATCCAGCACTCAGCCGGCTCGGGCAAGACGAAGGAGATCGCCTGGCTGGCGCATGATCTATCGGCCCTGCACGGCGGCGACGGTCGGTCGGTCTTCGACAAGGTGATCGTCATCACTGACCGGCGCGTTCTCGATGCCCAGCTGCAGCGCCAGATCCGAGCCTTCGCCCAGACCCAGAGCGCGGTCGTCGAGATCGACGAGGACTCCCAGCAACTGCTGGATGCGCTCACCGGGCAGACCGCCAAGGTCATCATCACGACCCTCCAGAAGTTCCCGTTCGTTCTGCAGAAGCTCGCGGGCGATGACACCACCGCACAGCTCAAGGCGCGGCGATACGCGGTCATCGTCGATGAGGCCCACTCGTCCCAGACCGGCAACGCCGCGGTCGATCTGAAGGCGATCATCGGTGCACGCAGGGTCGCCGACCTCGATCTTGACGCGGAGGAGATGGACGGCGTCCCAATCGAGATGCTGGCCCAGATGGCGGCTCGCGGAAAGCAGCCGAACATCAGCTACTTCGCGTTCACAGCCACGCCCAAGGGGCGCACCCTTGAGCTGTTCGGAACGAAGATCGAGGGGGCCGACCGCTACGCGCCGTTCCACATCTACTCGATGCGTCAGGCGATCGAGGAGGGGTTCGTCCTCGATGTGCTTCGCAACTACACCTCCTATGACCAGCTTTACCGGCTCGAGGCGCAGGCCGAGAAGGAGCTGCCCAAGGGCAAGGCCCGCTCGAGGATCGCGGCCTTCGCGCGCTTCCACCCGTACGCCAAGAGCCAGAAGGCGCGCGTGGTCCTCGACCACTATGAGCGCGTTGTGCGCCCCCACCTCGACGGCGAGGCCAAGGCCATGGTCGTGTGCGAGAGCCGGGTGGAGGCGGTGCGCTGGAAGCAGGCGCTCGACCGCATCGTCGAGCAGGAGGGACGGGAGGTCCGCGTTCTGGTCGCCTTCTCGGGAGAAGTTGAAATCGAAGACCCCGGCGAGGCCGACTTCGGCGAGACCTATCGCGAGTCGCAGATGAACAAGATTGAGGGCCGGCCGTTGCCGGACTCCCGCCTTCCGGCGGAATTCGACAAGCCCGCCTACGGCATCCTCGTCGTCGCCGAGAAGTACCAGACCGGGTTCGACCAGCCCAAGCTTGTCGCGATGTATGTCGACAAGTCGTTGACTGGCATCAACGCAGTCCAGACCCTGTCGCGTTTGAACCGGATCAGTCCCGGCAAGACGGACACCTACGTCCTCGACTTCGTCAACGACCCGGAGGACGTCCTCGACGCGTTCGAGCAGTACTACGGGCGCACGGAGGCGCTTCCCTCCGATCCCAACCTGCTCTCCGACGCCGCTCAGACAGTCCTCGACCGAAAGACGCCTGACGGCCAGGCGGTGATCGATGCCGAGGAGGTGGCGGCCTTCGGTGCCATCTACTCTCCGACGGCCTCGCACCATGACCTGAGCGCGAGGTGCCAGCGGTCGTTCGCAGCCGCCGCCGAGCTTGAGCCCGAGGGCCTCCACGGCTTCCGGGGAGATCTCGATCGGTTCGTGCGCTTCTACAAGTTCCTCAGCCAGATCGTGCCCTTCCTGGCAGTCGAGCACGAGGCCCTCTTCCAGTTCTGCCGGTTCCTCGGGCTGCGCCTGCGGGCCCGCGCCGAAGGAGGGGTCTCGGTCGCAGACTCCATCGAGCTGACCCACTACCGCCTGGTCGAGGGCCGGTCCGATGACCTCGATCTCGCCGGCGCAGATATCCCTGACCCACTCCAGGCGATCCGGGGCGACGCCACGGGTCGGGGTGCCGGTGGCGACATCCCGATGGGCCTCCTCGGCGAGCTCGTCGAGTTGTTCAACGAGCGCTTCGGCGCCGACCTTTCTGACAGTGACGCCGTGCGACCGGTCCAGGACCTGATCGACAAGGTGGCCGAGATTGGAGAGGCGCAGGAACTGCGCGCACAGGCACTGGGTAATAGCTTCGAGGACTTCGAAAGAGGCAAGCAGGACGTCCTCCTGGAGGCCACCCTGCAGGTCAAGGACATCAACGATCTCGTGCTTCAGAAACTGCTCGACGACGAAGCGGTTCGCGAGCAGATGACCAGCCTCGTGATGCGCAGCCTCTACGAGCGGTACAGGACGGAGGCGTCGCCGGGTTCCTAG
- a CDS encoding P-loop ATPase, Sll1717 family: MSPEPKFADIYFGDLSAETEVRRNPRLLDEGFFDHGGVLAKIMSDPAFLILGYKGSGKSAIAHHLALRAQRSSELFVTLVQLSDFPYDVLPAVVPGNEALAARTNVAWSLLLNLKLFESLTHDESAHHYNPDVPRLESELKKLRLLGTSDLGQLVLASRETNLALTLPKVFNFSRKQTQNQPVLVLSHVRDALRKIVIDAETECVHLLIVDGLDATFQMFEDHFTVLASLIHEANKENERLDRANSVRKIVLLCRTDMFERLPSPNTNKLRDFAIDLDWYQGERISDSPLIALATHRARLAGYEGSNVVNDYLPSAITVPGRQVRMASYLLERTRRTPRDFLQLLRYVQVKASGAADVPEGEVVRGAREYSTGYFVPELKDELAGYLEPEEVGDLVRLIGGLRLGEFTYQQLQGHAIESSHFTDAQLREALRVLFECSALGNVDRLERDGHPDRVQSWRYRNRNAGIDFDKPFVVHRGAWHALNLLAHSVS, from the coding sequence ATGAGCCCTGAGCCGAAGTTCGCCGACATCTACTTCGGCGATCTAAGCGCCGAGACCGAAGTCCGGCGCAATCCAAGGTTGCTCGACGAGGGCTTCTTCGATCATGGGGGCGTCCTCGCCAAGATCATGTCCGATCCGGCGTTCCTTATTCTTGGGTATAAGGGCAGCGGCAAGTCTGCGATCGCGCACCACTTAGCACTGCGTGCTCAACGCTCGTCGGAACTTTTCGTAACACTCGTCCAGCTCAGCGATTTCCCTTACGACGTACTGCCCGCGGTCGTACCGGGGAACGAAGCGCTAGCGGCGCGTACCAACGTGGCGTGGTCCCTATTGCTCAATCTGAAGCTGTTCGAATCGCTGACGCACGACGAGAGCGCTCACCACTACAACCCAGACGTCCCCCGACTCGAGTCCGAACTGAAGAAGCTGCGCCTCCTCGGAACGTCGGACCTAGGCCAACTCGTTCTGGCGTCGCGCGAGACCAATCTTGCGCTGACGCTGCCCAAGGTCTTCAACTTCTCGCGAAAGCAGACTCAGAACCAGCCCGTCTTGGTGTTGAGCCACGTGCGCGATGCTCTACGAAAGATCGTCATCGACGCCGAGACCGAGTGCGTGCATCTTCTGATCGTTGATGGGCTGGATGCAACCTTTCAGATGTTCGAGGATCACTTCACGGTGCTCGCCTCGTTGATCCACGAGGCGAACAAGGAGAACGAACGCCTCGATAGAGCCAACTCGGTGCGGAAGATCGTGCTCTTGTGTCGTACCGACATGTTTGAACGGCTACCGAGCCCGAACACTAACAAGCTTCGTGACTTCGCAATTGACCTCGATTGGTATCAGGGAGAGCGCATCTCAGACTCGCCCCTGATCGCCCTCGCGACACATAGGGCCCGCTTAGCTGGGTACGAAGGCTCCAATGTTGTCAACGATTACCTTCCTTCCGCTATCACTGTACCCGGTCGGCAAGTGCGAATGGCGAGCTATCTTCTTGAGCGGACACGACGGACGCCGCGCGATTTCCTGCAGCTACTGCGCTATGTTCAAGTCAAGGCTTCAGGAGCAGCGGACGTGCCCGAGGGTGAGGTTGTGCGCGGGGCACGCGAGTACTCGACGGGCTACTTCGTTCCGGAACTAAAGGACGAACTTGCTGGTTACCTTGAGCCGGAAGAGGTGGGGGACCTCGTTCGCCTAATTGGCGGCTTGCGGCTTGGAGAGTTCACGTACCAGCAGCTGCAAGGGCACGCAATTGAATCGAGTCACTTCACCGATGCGCAGCTGCGTGAAGCGCTGAGAGTCCTCTTCGAGTGCAGCGCTCTCGGAAACGTTGATCGCTTGGAGAGGGATGGACACCCAGACCGCGTGCAGTCGTGGCGCTACCGAAATCGCAACGCGGGCATCGATTTTGACAAACCATTCGTCGTCCACAGGGGTGCATGGCACGCGCTCAACCTGCTCGCCCACAGCGTGAGCTGA
- a CDS encoding SRPBCC family protein, which produces MRLEASVEIRRPVAEVFEYLSDVGHYPRWMAHVVEVRTAAPGAPREGDRFVVTIRSLGRRFETPYVRTSYEAGRRCTDRATGGPVPDQRWHSAVEEVPGGTRVTRAVEVASRGWLRLLQPLQKRAAGRQLGEDLRTLKRVIEGS; this is translated from the coding sequence ATGCGTCTCGAGGCGAGCGTGGAGATCCGCAGGCCCGTGGCGGAGGTCTTCGAGTACCTCTCCGACGTGGGTCACTACCCGCGGTGGATGGCGCACGTCGTGGAGGTGCGGACGGCCGCCCCCGGCGCGCCGCGCGAGGGCGACCGCTTCGTCGTGACGATCCGGTCGCTCGGCCGCCGCTTCGAGACGCCGTACGTGCGGACGTCCTACGAGGCCGGGCGGCGGTGCACGGACCGGGCCACGGGCGGCCCGGTCCCCGACCAGCGGTGGCACTCCGCCGTCGAGGAGGTCCCGGGCGGCACCCGCGTCACGCGCGCGGTGGAGGTGGCGTCGCGGGGCTGGCTGAGGCTGCTGCAGCCGCTCCAGAAGCGGGCCGCCGGGCGCCAGCTCGGAGAGGACCTCCGGACGCTCAAGCGCGTGATCGAGGGGTCGTAG
- a CDS encoding MFS transporter: MRGRGDDGRDGAGGRRDLRILVGAVGLSTMGDHAALTALVLLVHEGTGSSPAVAALLVGLWGPVVLLGGAAGALVDRVENVRLLVLGSIGQAAVVLAMAVAVTPLAALLLAPLLGVGIAVVQPAEFALVPAAAGRVPVAAAGGHVESARYVGMAAGPLVGGGLAAAGLVRGALLIDLATSLVVAVAAGRLTARRRPGAAGARGRARARDGLVALAGDRVLATALAGAVASLLVVSATVVALVPFAAEVLGAGGAGYGALVAVWTAGMVAGAAGLARRVPARAHAAAALAAVVAQGLGILAGAAAAALWAVALAYLAGGAAQGLKNVLLRALIHERVAPAVHGRAYAAYNAARNGAELAALFTGAALVGLLGPRATLAAAGAGSAAIGLAALLALRPRALPLRLRPAPARPPA, encoded by the coding sequence GTGCGCGGACGGGGCGACGACGGGCGGGACGGGGCGGGCGGGCGGCGCGACCTGCGGATCCTGGTGGGCGCGGTGGGGCTCTCGACGATGGGCGACCACGCCGCGCTGACGGCGCTCGTGCTGCTGGTGCACGAGGGGACCGGCTCGTCGCCGGCCGTGGCCGCGCTGCTCGTGGGCCTGTGGGGGCCGGTCGTGCTGCTGGGCGGTGCGGCCGGGGCGCTGGTCGACCGGGTCGAGAACGTGCGCCTGCTGGTGCTGGGCTCGATCGGCCAGGCGGCCGTGGTGCTGGCGATGGCCGTCGCCGTCACGCCGCTCGCGGCGCTGCTGCTGGCGCCCCTGCTCGGCGTGGGCATCGCGGTCGTGCAGCCGGCGGAGTTCGCGCTCGTGCCGGCCGCGGCGGGGCGGGTGCCGGTCGCCGCGGCCGGCGGGCACGTCGAGTCGGCGCGCTACGTCGGCATGGCGGCGGGGCCGCTGGTCGGCGGCGGCCTGGCGGCGGCCGGCCTGGTGCGCGGCGCGCTGCTGATCGACCTCGCCACCTCTCTGGTCGTGGCCGTCGCCGCCGGCCGGCTCACCGCGCGGCGGCGGCCCGGGGCGGCCGGCGCGCGCGGGCGGGCCCGCGCGCGCGACGGCCTGGTGGCCCTGGCCGGCGACCGGGTGCTCGCCACGGCGCTCGCCGGGGCGGTCGCCTCGCTGCTCGTCGTGAGCGCGACGGTCGTGGCGCTGGTGCCGTTCGCCGCCGAGGTGCTCGGCGCCGGCGGCGCCGGCTACGGCGCGCTGGTGGCCGTCTGGACGGCCGGCATGGTCGCCGGCGCGGCGGGGCTGGCGCGGCGCGTGCCGGCGCGCGCGCACGCCGCGGCGGCGCTGGCCGCGGTGGTGGCGCAGGGGCTCGGCATCCTGGCCGGCGCGGCGGCCGCGGCCCTGTGGGCCGTGGCGCTCGCGTACCTCGCGGGCGGCGCCGCCCAGGGCCTGAAGAACGTGCTGCTGCGGGCGCTGATCCACGAGCGCGTCGCGCCGGCGGTGCACGGGCGCGCCTACGCCGCCTACAACGCGGCGCGCAACGGCGCCGAGCTCGCCGCCCTGTTCACGGGCGCCGCCCTCGTGGGGCTGCTCGGCCCCCGGGCGACGCTCGCGGCGGCGGGCGCCGGGTCGGCCGCGATCGGGCTCGCGGCGCTGCTCGCCCTGCGGCCGCGGGCGCTGCCGCTCAGGTTGCGGCCGGCCCCGGCCCGCCCGCCGGCGTGA
- a CDS encoding sensor histidine kinase, translated as MSAGGWSAEQVAEALIRSGELALYLIDGEGRTAFANAEALRLLGYDEPAALIGRPSHETIHYKRPDGAPFPAAECPLLAVRLQGRGDRRDRDWWVRRDGSMLPVSYHAAPISTATGPGVAVMFRDLTATLRAEDERRRHEVEQALLAEVRASRARIVEAADAERRRLVRDIHDGAQQHLVQAVISLQLARGAAGPGDAGPAPLIDEALEATRRATAELRELAAGIHPAILVHRGLAAAVRGVTARSRPPVELDVVEARFPPSVESTAYFVVAEALTNVSKYAEASRARVRVAVEGDDLVVEVRDDGRGGADPARGTGLRGLRDRLEALGGGLAVGDAEPRGTLVRARLPLTPAGGPGPAAT; from the coding sequence GTGAGCGCGGGCGGCTGGAGCGCGGAACAGGTGGCCGAGGCCCTCATCCGCAGCGGGGAGCTGGCGCTGTACCTGATCGACGGCGAGGGCCGCACCGCCTTCGCCAACGCCGAGGCCCTGCGGCTGCTCGGCTACGACGAGCCCGCGGCGCTCATCGGCCGGCCCAGCCACGAGACCATCCACTACAAGCGCCCCGACGGCGCCCCGTTCCCGGCGGCGGAGTGCCCGCTGCTCGCCGTGCGGCTGCAGGGGCGCGGCGACCGCCGCGACCGCGACTGGTGGGTGCGGCGCGACGGCTCGATGCTGCCGGTCTCGTACCACGCCGCGCCGATCAGCACGGCGACCGGCCCCGGGGTGGCCGTCATGTTCCGCGATCTCACCGCCACCCTGCGCGCCGAGGACGAGCGCCGCCGCCACGAGGTCGAGCAGGCGCTGCTGGCCGAGGTGCGCGCCTCGCGGGCGCGCATCGTGGAGGCCGCCGACGCGGAGCGCCGCCGGCTGGTGCGCGACATCCACGACGGTGCGCAGCAGCACCTGGTGCAGGCGGTGATCAGCCTGCAGCTCGCGCGCGGCGCGGCGGGGCCGGGCGACGCCGGCCCCGCGCCGCTCATCGACGAGGCGCTCGAGGCCACCCGCCGCGCCACGGCGGAGCTGCGCGAGCTGGCGGCCGGCATCCACCCCGCGATCCTGGTGCACCGGGGGCTCGCCGCGGCCGTGCGCGGCGTCACCGCGCGCAGCCGGCCCCCGGTCGAGCTCGACGTTGTCGAGGCGCGCTTCCCGCCGTCGGTCGAGTCGACCGCCTACTTCGTCGTCGCCGAGGCGCTGACCAACGTCAGCAAGTACGCGGAGGCGAGCCGGGCGCGGGTGCGGGTGGCGGTCGAGGGCGACGACCTCGTCGTGGAGGTGCGCGACGACGGCCGCGGCGGCGCCGACCCCGCGCGCGGCACCGGCCTGCGCGGTCTGCGGGACCGCCTCGAGGCGCTCGGCGGCGGCCTGGCGGTGGGGGACGCCGAGCCGCGCGGCACGCTGGTGCGCGCCCGGCTGCCGCTCACGCCGGCGGGCGGGCCGGGGCCGGCCGCAACCTGA
- a CDS encoding response regulator: MARVLIVDDEAGYLRLARRLLQPRFEVVGEALGGEAAVRAARRLRPDVVLLDVNLPDANGFDLAARLAGGPDAPAVVLMSTEDLTGAAVDVERSGARGFVLKAELDAESLAGVLAGRLPPRLGRPRVVLAEDQVLLREGLARLLDDAGFDVVDRVGDAAALLRSVEARRPDVVITDVQMPPDRTDDGLRAAIEIRRRRPETGVVVLSQFLEERYALELVGERADGAGYLLKDRVGDIDAFADAVRRVARGGSALDPEVVALMVGRSRVDDPLGALTARERDVLALVAEGRSNQGIAGALSVTPAAVERHLTSIFAKLGLGHAPADNRRVLAVLAFLRA, from the coding sequence GTGGCCCGCGTGCTGATCGTCGATGACGAGGCCGGCTACCTGCGGCTGGCACGCCGCCTGCTGCAGCCGCGCTTCGAGGTCGTGGGCGAGGCGCTCGGCGGCGAGGCGGCCGTGCGCGCGGCGCGGCGGCTGCGGCCCGACGTGGTGCTGCTCGACGTCAACCTGCCCGACGCGAACGGCTTCGACCTCGCCGCCCGCCTCGCCGGCGGCCCGGACGCGCCCGCCGTCGTGCTGATGTCCACCGAGGACCTGACCGGCGCGGCGGTCGACGTGGAGCGCTCGGGCGCACGCGGGTTCGTGCTCAAGGCCGAGCTCGACGCCGAGTCGCTGGCCGGCGTGCTCGCGGGCCGGCTGCCCCCGCGCCTCGGCCGCCCCCGGGTGGTGCTCGCCGAGGACCAGGTGCTGCTGCGCGAGGGGCTCGCGCGCCTGCTCGACGACGCGGGCTTCGACGTGGTCGACCGGGTGGGCGACGCCGCCGCCCTGCTGCGGTCGGTCGAGGCGCGGCGTCCCGACGTGGTGATCACCGACGTGCAGATGCCGCCCGACCGCACCGACGACGGCCTGCGCGCCGCCATCGAGATCCGGCGCCGCCGACCGGAGACCGGCGTGGTCGTGCTCTCCCAGTTCCTCGAGGAGCGCTACGCCCTCGAGCTGGTCGGCGAGCGCGCCGACGGGGCGGGCTACCTGCTGAAGGACCGAGTGGGCGACATCGACGCCTTCGCCGACGCGGTGCGGCGGGTGGCGCGCGGCGGCTCGGCGCTCGATCCGGAGGTGGTGGCCCTGATGGTGGGCCGCAGCCGGGTGGACGACCCGCTCGGCGCCCTCACCGCCCGGGAGCGCGACGTGCTGGCCCTGGTGGCGGAGGGGCGCTCCAACCAGGGCATCGCGGGGGCGCTGTCGGTGACGCCCGCGGCGGTCGAGCGCCACCTCACCAGCATCTTCGCCAAGCTCGGCCTGGGCCACGCGCCGGCCGACAACCGGCGGGTGCTGGCCGTCCTCGCCTTCCTGCGCGCGTGA
- a CDS encoding MFS transporter — MTTGRPAAGRPPAYAALLAGAFLVYASANAPVPIAGELRAGLGLGAGDAGVFLLPFAAGFGLGSVLWLALARRRAPRLLLPLALTGAAAATAVFAATGSAEVAVASRVLLGAVSAGYPAVAQAVIARTTPAARLGRRIGGFVAAVVAGSFIGQALTGALADAVSPPTALLALGVAAPLAVAAVLLRAVPPGVTDAPGAPGAARGGRRAVRGVAPVLGVAALAFGGYWLLMAELPAALRGGRFGLSAAEAGALPAIGLLGAVTALLVGRLCDRLGRRAPLMVTLSLGIAGLAPTLAADAPLWLFAAGYGGFLAAYWAFLPAASAEVAARTGPAERQTTLMAFYAAMWAGAAVAPAAGALLDWRGAATLAMGAWALALVPAALFGGRPGQRPLAAGGLPA; from the coding sequence GTGACCACCGGGCGGCCGGCCGCGGGCCGGCCGCCGGCGTACGCCGCGCTGCTGGCGGGGGCCTTCCTCGTCTACGCGTCGGCGAACGCGCCGGTGCCGATCGCCGGCGAGCTGCGCGCCGGGCTCGGCCTGGGCGCGGGCGACGCCGGCGTGTTCCTGCTGCCCTTCGCGGCCGGCTTCGGCCTGGGCAGCGTGCTGTGGCTGGCGCTCGCCCGCCGGCGGGCGCCGCGCCTGCTGCTGCCCCTGGCGCTGACCGGCGCCGCGGCGGCCACCGCCGTCTTCGCCGCCACCGGGTCGGCCGAGGTCGCGGTGGCGAGCCGCGTGCTGCTCGGGGCGGTCTCGGCCGGCTACCCGGCGGTGGCGCAGGCGGTCATCGCCCGCACGACCCCGGCCGCCCGGCTCGGCCGCCGCATCGGCGGGTTCGTCGCCGCCGTGGTGGCCGGCAGCTTCATCGGGCAGGCGCTCACCGGCGCGCTGGCGGACGCCGTGTCGCCGCCCACGGCCCTCCTCGCCCTGGGCGTGGCGGCGCCGCTCGCGGTGGCCGCGGTGCTCCTGCGCGCGGTGCCGCCGGGCGTCACAGACGCGCCCGGCGCGCCGGGGGCGGCGCGGGGCGGGCGGCGCGCCGTGCGGGGCGTGGCGCCCGTGCTGGGCGTGGCCGCGCTCGCCTTCGGCGGCTACTGGCTGCTGATGGCGGAGCTGCCGGCCGCCCTGCGCGGCGGGCGGTTCGGGCTCTCGGCCGCCGAGGCCGGCGCGCTGCCGGCGATCGGCCTGCTCGGCGCCGTCACCGCGCTGCTGGTGGGGCGCCTCTGCGACCGGCTGGGTCGGCGCGCGCCGCTCATGGTCACGCTGTCGCTCGGCATCGCGGGCCTCGCGCCGACCCTCGCCGCGGACGCGCCGCTGTGGCTGTTCGCCGCCGGCTACGGCGGCTTCCTGGCCGCGTACTGGGCGTTCCTGCCGGCGGCCAGCGCGGAGGTCGCCGCGCGCACCGGGCCCGCGGAGCGCCAGACCACGCTGATGGCGTTCTACGCCGCGATGTGGGCCGGCGCGGCCGTCGCGCCGGCCGCCGGCGCCCTGCTCGACTGGCGGGGCGCCGCGACCCTCGCCATGGGCGCGTGGGCGCTCGCGCTGGTGCCCGCGGCGCTCTTCGGCGGGCGTCCCGGGCAACGGCCGCTGGCCGCCGGCGGGCTACCCGCCTGA
- a CDS encoding NAD(P)/FAD-dependent oxidoreductase — translation MADGMRIVVCGAGAIGASVAYFLTRRGARPVLVDRARPAAAASGKAAGFLALDWNAGTPLDELARASFGLHRRLAEELGAERLGYRPMDALMTAAADEGDLERHRRLPNPAWLDGNVVAHEVIGGAETTAQVDPRRFTTAMVEEAVAAGAELVTGVVEGLAFGGPDGAVSGVVVDGAPRPADVVVLALGPWTSRAQRWLALPQVFGTKSASLVLGADVPAQAVFSEYVGPGRGRMTVEIYPRAGGVVYVSGQPEHGSLPDDPDEIEPTDRACAELHRIAGVHSSALRDAEVVARSACYRPLTVDGVPLIGPVPGAPGTYLATGHASWGILNAPATGRMVAEMILDGASRSVDAAPFAPTRLPAGRITSGG, via the coding sequence ATGGCCGATGGCATGCGGATCGTCGTCTGCGGGGCGGGCGCCATCGGCGCGTCGGTCGCGTACTTCCTCACGCGCCGCGGCGCCCGGCCCGTGCTGGTGGACCGCGCGCGGCCCGCCGCCGCGGCGTCCGGCAAGGCCGCGGGCTTCCTGGCGCTCGACTGGAACGCCGGCACGCCGCTGGACGAGCTCGCCCGGGCGAGCTTCGGCCTGCACCGGCGGCTGGCCGAGGAGCTCGGCGCGGAGCGGCTGGGCTACCGGCCGATGGACGCCCTGATGACCGCGGCCGCCGACGAGGGCGACCTCGAGCGCCACCGCCGGCTGCCCAACCCGGCCTGGCTCGACGGCAACGTCGTGGCCCACGAGGTGATCGGCGGGGCCGAGACCACCGCGCAGGTCGACCCGCGCCGCTTCACGACCGCGATGGTTGAGGAGGCCGTGGCGGCCGGCGCGGAGCTCGTGACCGGCGTGGTCGAGGGGCTCGCCTTCGGCGGCCCGGACGGGGCCGTGAGCGGCGTGGTCGTCGACGGGGCGCCGCGGCCGGCGGACGTGGTGGTGCTCGCCCTGGGCCCGTGGACGAGCCGGGCGCAGCGCTGGCTGGCCCTGCCGCAGGTGTTCGGCACGAAGAGCGCGAGCCTCGTGCTCGGCGCGGACGTCCCCGCCCAGGCCGTCTTCAGCGAGTACGTCGGCCCCGGCCGGGGCCGCATGACCGTGGAGATCTACCCCCGCGCCGGCGGCGTGGTCTACGTCTCGGGCCAGCCCGAGCACGGCTCCCTGCCGGACGACCCCGACGAGATCGAGCCCACCGACCGCGCCTGCGCCGAGCTGCACCGCATCGCCGGCGTCCACTCCAGCGCGCTCCGCGACGCCGAGGTGGTCGCGCGCTCGGCGTGCTACCGGCCGCTCACCGTGGACGGCGTGCCCCTGATCGGCCCGGTCCCGGGCGCGCCGGGGACCTACCTGGCCACCGGCCACGCCTCGTGGGGCATCCTCAACGCCCCGGCCACCGGCCGGATGGTGGCCGAGATGATCCTCGACGGCGCCTCGCGCTCGGTCGACGCGGCGCCGTTCGCGCCCACCCGGCTGCCGGCCGGGCGCATCACGTCAGGCGGGTAG